CCGCCAGACTTTTGGGCGCCTCCACGACCGAGGACGGATTTTTGCCGCTCCCGTTGCTGCCTGCGGCGGGTTTGGCCGACGCGGCGCCATTGGGCTTGGTCTGCGTGCTTGCGCGCGTGTTACAGGCCGAGAGGGCCAGCGAGAGCGCCAGGAGCGCGTGGAAACCGATGCGGGTCATGCGAGGTCCTCGGGCGCCGCCGGCGCGTCTGCTGTCTTTTTACCCGCCAACGGTCCGCATGCGCGGGCTACATAACCTGATCTTGAGGTCGAATCGTGGGGGGCCGTCGGTGAGGGGCCGACCCTGGTGCCGGGCCGGGCTCCACCGATCACCGGCCCGCGGTTGACGCACGCTGGGCAATCACCGACTTCCTGCTCGACGGGGTTTCGCAGCGTTTCATTTTGACCCGGGGAAGCGGGTATAGGGGGGCGAGGAGGATGACGTGAAGCAAATCGTGTGCGGGTTCGCGATCGGGGTCGGCGTGTGGGGAGTGGCCTGCCCGGCCGAGGCGGCCATCGTGTCGTGGTCGCGAATGACGCCCAACGGCTACCGTCTCCTTGTCGATGCCAGTGGGGCCTGGGCCATCTCGGCACCGGGGGGCAAGCGCCTGCTGTCGTCCTCGGAGGCGCCCTGGCAGGTGGGCTTCGGCCGCACCCAGGCGACTCATTTTTTCGGCACCTTTCGTTTCGCCGTGCCCGAGCCGCGCTGGCAGGCGCTGCCCGCGGGGCCGGTCCGGCTGGAGCGCACCCGCGATGGCGCGCTGCGCGTTCAGCTGGGTGCCCCTGATCAGCCGGGGGCCGTGCGCCTGCGCTTCCAGGCGTCGGGCCCATCGGGTTTTCGCATCGAAGCTGACGCCTGTGATGCCCGGGCCACCCGCCTGCAGGCCCGCCTGCGCCGGGACCCCGCGCTGCCCCTGTATGGTTTCGGCGCCCGCACCAACGCCTGCACGCAGGCCGGGCGCCTGGTCGAAAACTGGGTGCAGGAGGGCGGCAACGGCAAGTCCGAGCGCCCCTTCTTCGGCGTGTCGAACTTTCCGACGGCCTCGCACGTGCCGGTGCCGTTCTGCCTGAGTCCGGCCGGTTTCGGTCTGGCGATCGACGGGGCCGAGCGCTCGGTGTGGGATGTCGGGACGCAACGCGCCGAGCAGCTCGGAGCGGAGATCGACAGCGGTCATCTGGCCCTCACGATCGACGTGGCACCTGAGCCGGCCCAGGTGCTGGCCGCCTACACGGCCCGGGTCGGGCGCCCCCACATGCCTCCGGAATGGGCCTTTGCGCCGACCGAATGGGGCAAGGGCGGCAGCCAGGCGGTGCGCGAGAAGGCCCGCTTGCTGCGCCAGCACGGCGTACCGGCCTCCGCCCTCTGGTTCGAAGATTGGGTGGGCCTGGAAACGGGCCCGCTGCCAGGCTTGACCCATCTGCCCTGGGGGCGCTGGGTGCCCGATGAACGCCACTATTCCGAACTGGCGTCGCTGAACCGGGAGCTGGAGACGGCCGGCTTCAAGTCGCTGGGTTATTTCAATCCGTTTCTCTCGCAGGCCGACCCGCATGCCCAGCTGCCCTTGAATTCCGGCTATGCCCTGCGCGATCCGGAGGGCCGGCCGCAGTTTTCCCTGGGCCCCTATGGCTGGCTGGGACACCTCGACCCGACCCACGCGGGCGCGCGCCAGTGGGCCTTTGACCGCCTGACGGATTTCGCACGGCAGGGCTTTGACGGCGCGATGGTGGACTTCGGTGAGTGGGTGCCGCCGGATGCGCGCTTTGCCGACGGCTCGACCGGTTGGGCCCAGCACAATCGCTACCCGGATCTCTGGGCTGCGCTGCATCGCAGCTTCTGGGAGCGGGCCCGGCCCGATGGCGACTTCCTCTTTTACACCCGGGCCGGCTGGACCGCGGCGGCGCGCCAGGCCACCTACATGTGGGCCGGCGATCAGAACACCGACTGGGGCGAGGACGACGGCTTTCCCACCGCCTTGCGTGCCATTCTCTCGGCCGGGCTGTCGGGCATTCCCCTCATGACCCACGACGTGGCCGGCTTCGCGACCCTGGGAGAACGCGGCGTCACCAAGGAGCTGTACAGTCGTTGGGTGGCTTTTGGCGCCTTCAGCACCTTCATGCGCAGCCACAGCGGGCAGAAGCCGAGTCGCAACTGGCACATCTTTTCCGACGCCGAGACGACGGCCCTGCACCGTCGATATGCGCGGGCCCACATGGACCTGTTGCCCTACCGGCAGGCCGTCGTCCGGCAGGCCGTCGAGACGGGCCTGCCGGCCATGCGGCATCTGATGCTGGCCTTTCCCGAAGACCGCACGGCCCGCGGCATCGACGACGCCTACATGCTGGGCCCGGACCTGCTGGTTGCACCGATTTTCACCGAAGGTGCCCGCGAGCGACAGGTCTGGCTGCCCGAGGGCAGCTGGTATGACTGGTGGAGCGGGCGTCGGGTCAGCGGGGGGCAGTGGCTGCGAGTGCCGGCGCCGCTGGATGCCCTGCCCGTTTTCGCCCGCGCGGGGGCCATTTTGCCCCTGCTGCCACCCGGCATCATGACCACCTTGCCATCTGCCGATCCCGCCGTTCCCGGGCGCGAGGCCTATGCCAACCAGCGTGTGCTGCGCGTCTTCGCCGGGCCAAGCCAGTCCTTCGCGCTGGCGGACGGGGTGACGGTGACCAGTCGTACGCCGCGCAGCCGTGCCGAGCAGCCCCTCGTGCCCTTGCGGGCGTTCGTGCAGGGTCGCCGCGTGGCCCTGCTGCGCGTGGGTTCCGAACGCCTGGTGCGCTTCACCGCACGGGCCGGACAGCCGGTCTACGTGCGTTTTGAGACTGAAGCAGGCCCCTGGACGCTCCACTGGCGTGAACGCAAGGACCACGATCGCCAGGTCACGCTGCGCCTCGTCACCTGACCACCGCGATGAGCGCGGCGCGGTATTGGCCGGCGTTCGGCTCGGGTTTCCCCGGGTCAAGGCGCGGGTTGGTTCGCGATGCAGCCGATTTGCCTTCAGGGTGAGGAGAGACGGCCTTACAGCTTGAAGGCGTTCGGGTTCGGCACCGCGTCCCAGAGGAATTTCAGGAACTGGAAGGTAACCACCGACTTGTCGCCTTCCATCATGGCCATCGCTTTGGGCTGCAGGGTCTTGGGGTCCAGCGCCAGCAATTCCCGCGTGAGGTCCTTGTCGAGGCGTCGCACCCCACTGATCTCGACCCAGGCGGCGCTGGGGGCGACGGGCAGCGGCGCGACCCCTTTCCAGCTGGCCCCCTCGGCGGTCAGGCGTTTCAGGTGGGCCACGGGGTGGTTGTCCGTGAAGTAGTGGTTGCGGTTGGTCATCAGGCGCGTGTCACTCGACTTCATGCTGATCGGAATGAGCCCGAGCGCCCCACCGGCCTTGACCTTCAGCTGATCGGGCGACAGCATCACCAGGGTCGAGCCGGCCAGCAGGGGCGTGGTGCTCTCCAGCACCTGGGCCCGCAGCTTGCCGGGAGCCCCCCAGAGCATGCGCGAGCGGCTGCTGCTCGAGCGCAGCTCGGCCACCTTCTTGCCGCCGTAATAGTGGCCGCTAGAAGCGGCCTTGACCTCGACGTCGACGCCTGGGGTATTCGCGACCTTGGCGCGCACGGCCTTCAAGAGGGCCTGCCCGTCGGGCAGGGGACCCAGCGAGGGAAGCGGGGCCCCCGGATTGCTGGGCGCGCCCGGGCTGCCCGGGGGGACGGGCGAGACGCTCGGCAGCGGCTCGGGTTTGGTGCCGGGCAGGCGGCCGCATGCGGCGGTGGTTGCCACACCGGCGCAGAGCAATCCGAAAAGCAGCTGGCGAGCGATCACTGACCGAACCACGAGCGGAAGGTGTCGAACACGCGCTGCACCATGGGGGTTTCCGTGCCGGTCTCGATGCGCAGGGCATGCGGGGGCGTGGAGTTGGCCGGGTAGACCAGGCGCACCTTGACGGCACGGGCCTCGCCGGGCTTCAGCTTCAGGCTGAACAGGGGCACCTCGCCCATTTCCCCTGCTTTCTGGCTGACATGCACGATGTGGGTCTTGGTGCGTCCCTGCGCGTCGGTCACGTCGACCGCGATCGGCCCGCGGAAGACCCGGCTGAGTGGCAACGGCGTCCCGGGCGAGTCGAAGTGCAGGCGGATCTCACGGTCGGTTTTGGCGTCGTTGCGCAGGGGCAGGTCCACCTCGTAGGTGACGCCGTAGTTGCCGTGGGCCGCATAGGCCGTGTCGTCGTAGCGGCGGGCCAGCGGGGCGGCGTGGTCCTGCCCTGTGCCGAGCGTGTTGCTCCGCTTGCCGACGATCAGGTAGCTGCGGCTCTGGGCCTCCTCCGTGACGCGGAAGGCCTTGCCGGCCTCGTCGTTGGTGGCCGTGGCCCGCCAGGCCGCACCGGTCTGCACGCCGGCCACGCGTCCGAAGATCAGCTGGCCAGGGGCGCCAGGCGGCGTGGGGATCTTGTCGTCGGGGTTGCGCTGGAGCAGCTTGCCGGCCTCCAGGCGCGCCTTCACGTTGGCGTTGGTGGGCACCTTGTCTTCGATCACCACGGCGCCATGGACGGGACCGTCGGCGCTGAAACGGAACTGTCCGGTGGCCTCGTTCTTGGGCGGAATGATCTGGGTGTGCACGACGCGGGTTTCGCCGGGTTTCAAGGTGATCGTCTCGGGCAGGATGGCCCGCTCCCCGCGCAGGAACTTGCTGGCCGTCACGTCTCCGGGGCCGCTGGAGCGCCAGCCCCAGGGATCGGGCACGGGCGCCGGCCCGTGGTCGCGGTAGGGCGCCGCATCGGTGAACGACGCGGCCGACGGACCGACCTTGACCGTGACGGGTTCCTTGCCCGGGTTGTGCAGCACCAGGGCCTGGAACAGGTTCTGGGTCGAGCGGTTCTGGTGATGCGTGAACACTTCGAAGGGGCCGCGGAAGGCGTAGTCGAGATGAGGGCCGCCACCGGGGAGCGTGGAAACGGCGATCCCGGGCCCCACGATGATTTCGGGATGATTCGAGTTCAGCACGGGCACCTGGTCGAGGCCCCCGGGCAGGGGCAGCACGCCGTTCAGGCCCGTGGTGAGCTGAAGCGAGTCACCCGCCCGCGCAGGTTGACTCGACGCCTCCGGGCCAGGGGCTGCCTGGGGACGCTGACTGGGTTGCGGACCGTTCGAGCCGTTGATTCGCAGCGACATCGCGCGCACTCCTCTACTGAGTTAACAGGAAGGTTACAACCTGGTAGGGGGGGTTGTCTTCGAAAATGGTTCCCAAAACGTTCCAGGATCGCCAAGTTTAGATTAAGAAAAGATTAAATTGGCGATTGAATCACCGACGGGTCTCGGCTGGTTCAGGCAGGGGCTTGTTTAACTATAACTTTACCCTTTTTTGCCTTGGTTGAAACCTGGTTGGAACGACTCGCCCCGACGACAGAGGTGTTCATCCCCCGTTGCGCCCCGGTGCCTAGAAAGGTTTGTCGCGTCATGGTCATCGCGCCACGCCCTACCAGCCTTCCCGCTCCCGCTTCCCTGGCTTCTCGCCCCCTCCACGTCGCGGCGCTCGCCGCCCGCGACCGCGCGCCGCAGAGTGCCCGGATCCAGGCCCTGCCCGGCGGCCTCGACGCCACGCCGGTGTTCAACTCGAACCACCCGGAGATCGTCAAAGGTCCCGGCATCGCCCTGTCCAGTCTGTGCGGTGTCGGCCCTGCCCACCTTGACCGCGCCTTCACGGGTCCCTTCGAGATTTTTACCCACCACGTCAACGGAACCGGCAAGCGCGTGCATCAGGGCATCGTGCTGGTGAATCAGGGCGATCGCCCGGTGACGGTCAAGCTGGGGCCTTCCGCGCTGCGGACCGGCTTTTACGGCCTGTTCTTCCACTTGCCGCGCGCGGCCGATGGCCTGCTCAAGCTGGCAGCCCGCGACCGGGACGCGACCAGCGGCCCCGGGCCGGCGGTGGCGGAAGCGATCATCAACGGCGAGCGTCAGCGCCCCGAAACGCAGATCGTGATTGCGCCCGGTCAAACCTTCGTGCTGGACTCCCGGCGCCTGGACCCCTGGATGGTGGCCAGCAGCAAGTGGGAATTGTCGAGCGATGGGCCGGTGCGGGCGGCGGTGGTCTTCGACCAGGCCCCGCTGGATGCCCGGCGGGCCCGGCAGGTGCTGGAGGCCAATCGGCTGGCCGCTCGCAACCCCAAGGACCTGGCGCCCACCAAGCCCGGGGAGAGCTCCTCGCGCTTCATCTTCGGCCGTGTCGCCGGCATTCAGGAAGGCGCGCGCTGGCAGGGCACGCTCTCGAACCGCCCGGACGGCCAGGCCGT
This region of Candidatus Sericytochromatia bacterium genomic DNA includes:
- a CDS encoding TIM-barrel domain-containing protein — translated: MKQIVCGFAIGVGVWGVACPAEAAIVSWSRMTPNGYRLLVDASGAWAISAPGGKRLLSSSEAPWQVGFGRTQATHFFGTFRFAVPEPRWQALPAGPVRLERTRDGALRVQLGAPDQPGAVRLRFQASGPSGFRIEADACDARATRLQARLRRDPALPLYGFGARTNACTQAGRLVENWVQEGGNGKSERPFFGVSNFPTASHVPVPFCLSPAGFGLAIDGAERSVWDVGTQRAEQLGAEIDSGHLALTIDVAPEPAQVLAAYTARVGRPHMPPEWAFAPTEWGKGGSQAVREKARLLRQHGVPASALWFEDWVGLETGPLPGLTHLPWGRWVPDERHYSELASLNRELETAGFKSLGYFNPFLSQADPHAQLPLNSGYALRDPEGRPQFSLGPYGWLGHLDPTHAGARQWAFDRLTDFARQGFDGAMVDFGEWVPPDARFADGSTGWAQHNRYPDLWAALHRSFWERARPDGDFLFYTRAGWTAAARQATYMWAGDQNTDWGEDDGFPTALRAILSAGLSGIPLMTHDVAGFATLGERGVTKELYSRWVAFGAFSTFMRSHSGQKPSRNWHIFSDAETTALHRRYARAHMDLLPYRQAVVRQAVETGLPAMRHLMLAFPEDRTARGIDDAYMLGPDLLVAPIFTEGARERQVWLPEGSWYDWWSGRRVSGGQWLRVPAPLDALPVFARAGAILPLLPPGIMTTLPSADPAVPGREAYANQRVLRVFAGPSQSFALADGVTVTSRTPRSRAEQPLVPLRAFVQGRRVALLRVGSERLVRFTARAGQPVYVRFETEAGPWTLHWRERKDHDRQVTLRLVT
- a CDS encoding DUF3370 family protein; protein product: MSLRINGSNGPQPSQRPQAAPGPEASSQPARAGDSLQLTTGLNGVLPLPGGLDQVPVLNSNHPEIIVGPGIAVSTLPGGGPHLDYAFRGPFEVFTHHQNRSTQNLFQALVLHNPGKEPVTVKVGPSAASFTDAAPYRDHGPAPVPDPWGWRSSGPGDVTASKFLRGERAILPETITLKPGETRVVHTQIIPPKNEATGQFRFSADGPVHGAVVIEDKVPTNANVKARLEAGKLLQRNPDDKIPTPPGAPGQLIFGRVAGVQTGAAWRATATNDEAGKAFRVTEEAQSRSYLIVGKRSNTLGTGQDHAAPLARRYDDTAYAAHGNYGVTYEVDLPLRNDAKTDREIRLHFDSPGTPLPLSRVFRGPIAVDVTDAQGRTKTHIVHVSQKAGEMGEVPLFSLKLKPGEARAVKVRLVYPANSTPPHALRIETGTETPMVQRVFDTFRSWFGQ
- a CDS encoding DUF3370 family protein — protein: MVIAPRPTSLPAPASLASRPLHVAALAARDRAPQSARIQALPGGLDATPVFNSNHPEIVKGPGIALSSLCGVGPAHLDRAFTGPFEIFTHHVNGTGKRVHQGIVLVNQGDRPVTVKLGPSALRTGFYGLFFHLPRAADGLLKLAARDRDATSGPGPAVAEAIINGERQRPETQIVIAPGQTFVLDSRRLDPWMVASSKWELSSDGPVRAAVVFDQAPLDARRARQVLEANRLAARNPKDLAPTKPGESSSRFIFGRVAGIQEGARWQGTLSNRPDGQAVVLGARPLELAWPIVTKRGHLLGTGQDQTAPVSQRLPDAAYAAHGNYGISYELALPLRNDSDRTRRVELLLDSPKPTPGMPLAFSGPVELSWQDAAGKTHRQVTRLNLRPESSGRIGSLELPPGATLNARVRIVYPGDATPPQILRLRVP